The following proteins come from a genomic window of Kitasatospora sp. NBC_01246:
- the lanL gene encoding class IV lanthionine synthetase LanL, whose product MPSAAAPTGARPDPGAAGALRARIAALVAAAPGSRRQLHFADDWLYLHDPDMPALPHGWKLHVSARPDRFPHLLDVVVPILLRRTCDAKFAASTAVLRELNTGLRDPAAVGKAVTVYPCPGEEAALADELANALTGWTGPRVPSDRQLRADAPVYYRYGLFRVAAEDSTLLMTGPAGETFPAPAAPHYRQPPWVSDPFAPRTAPRPTSNRIGDGGRYRITAGITRAPGGHVYRAVDVVTGREVVVKQARAFVAEDAAGIDARGRLRHERRVLTALAGVGGVPRLVDYVRHGEDEYLVSSACGRRDLRRDVLEGGPYEARAAGPGGTHGPGRDWWSLARGLLRALDAVHARGVVMCDLKPANVVLDAAGGCALVDFGISALDGERPPGTTRGYGLPGPATTTAHPSDDYYALGTTLHYAATGLDPVVIDPGRATNRDRTLACLAGALPDPQHPAVALVAGLLGFDPAERAAAADALRHHAAPPGTGLAGTVGERSDRARRVPAPPRPPRVTAELLGEVVDHTVTTCVRLAGELVTADARSREPRALLSFYDGSAGLGLELLQHADRPDARAAATALARWTAAHPAIDRLGPGLYEGRTGVDLFLARAADVLGTEEPLGADPGPGDVRSTDQISGAAGLGTGRLLLAGRARAAGREAEAEQHLATARACARLLTDGRADGPRETPNPGTAALEEGFAHGRAGVAHFLLGLSAASATAATTAAPAGRGGLAHSAEDTEAAAAAARRLVDALAEDVPRLVVAAGRPGATRRYGSWCRGLAGIGTTLVQAGRYYCADEFLTRAADAARACRESAPRTAPVVQCCGLAGAGELLIDLALATGDERHWEAAEEIAGLVLARSGGRAGRPVFPATDPTVESAAWAVGTSGVLSFLRRLHRRGGPRLGMLLQP is encoded by the coding sequence GTGCCGTCAGCAGCAGCACCCACCGGCGCGCGGCCGGACCCCGGCGCCGCCGGGGCTCTGCGGGCCCGGATCGCCGCCCTGGTCGCGGCCGCCCCGGGCTCGCGCCGCCAACTGCACTTCGCTGACGACTGGTTGTATCTGCACGACCCCGACATGCCGGCGCTCCCGCACGGCTGGAAGCTCCATGTGTCGGCCCGCCCCGACCGGTTCCCGCACCTGCTGGACGTGGTGGTCCCGATCCTGCTGCGGCGCACCTGCGACGCCAAGTTCGCCGCCAGCACCGCCGTGCTGCGCGAGCTGAACACCGGACTGCGCGACCCGGCCGCCGTGGGCAAGGCCGTCACGGTCTACCCGTGCCCGGGCGAAGAGGCCGCCCTCGCGGACGAGTTGGCGAACGCGCTGACGGGCTGGACCGGCCCCCGGGTGCCCAGTGACCGACAGCTGCGGGCCGACGCCCCGGTCTACTACCGGTACGGCCTGTTCCGGGTCGCCGCCGAGGACTCGACGCTCCTCATGACCGGCCCGGCCGGCGAGACCTTTCCCGCCCCGGCCGCCCCCCACTATCGCCAACCACCCTGGGTGAGCGACCCGTTCGCACCGCGCACCGCCCCGCGACCGACGAGCAACCGGATCGGCGACGGCGGCCGCTACCGGATCACCGCCGGCATCACCCGCGCACCGGGCGGCCATGTGTACCGGGCGGTCGACGTGGTCACCGGCCGCGAGGTGGTGGTGAAGCAGGCCCGCGCCTTCGTCGCCGAGGACGCCGCCGGCATCGACGCGCGGGGCAGGCTCCGGCACGAGCGACGGGTCCTGACCGCACTGGCGGGCGTGGGCGGAGTACCGCGCCTGGTCGACTACGTCCGGCACGGCGAGGACGAGTACCTGGTGAGCAGCGCCTGCGGCCGGCGCGACCTGCGTCGCGACGTGCTCGAAGGCGGCCCCTACGAGGCCCGTGCCGCCGGGCCCGGCGGCACGCACGGGCCGGGCCGCGACTGGTGGTCGCTGGCGCGCGGACTGCTCCGGGCACTGGACGCGGTGCACGCGCGCGGCGTGGTGATGTGCGATCTGAAGCCGGCCAACGTGGTGCTCGACGCGGCGGGCGGGTGCGCGCTGGTCGACTTCGGCATCAGCGCCCTCGACGGCGAACGGCCGCCCGGGACGACCCGGGGGTACGGACTGCCCGGCCCGGCGACCACGACCGCCCACCCCAGCGACGACTACTACGCGTTGGGGACGACGCTGCACTACGCGGCCACCGGTCTCGACCCGGTGGTGATCGACCCGGGCCGGGCCACCAACCGCGACCGCACGCTGGCCTGCCTGGCCGGTGCGCTGCCCGACCCGCAGCACCCGGCGGTCGCGCTGGTCGCGGGCCTGCTCGGCTTCGACCCGGCGGAGCGAGCGGCGGCCGCGGACGCCCTGCGCCACCACGCCGCGCCGCCCGGCACGGGCCTTGCGGGCACCGTGGGCGAGCGCAGCGACCGCGCTCGGCGCGTTCCCGCGCCGCCGCGTCCGCCCCGGGTGACCGCCGAACTGCTCGGCGAGGTCGTCGACCACACCGTCACCACCTGCGTGCGGCTGGCCGGCGAGCTGGTCACCGCCGATGCGCGGAGCAGGGAGCCGCGCGCCCTGCTCTCCTTCTACGACGGCAGCGCCGGGCTCGGTCTCGAACTGCTGCAGCACGCCGACCGCCCCGACGCCCGGGCGGCCGCCACCGCGCTGGCCCGGTGGACGGCGGCACACCCCGCGATCGACCGGCTCGGCCCCGGCCTGTACGAGGGCCGCACCGGGGTCGACCTCTTCCTCGCCCGGGCGGCCGACGTGCTGGGCACCGAGGAGCCGCTCGGCGCCGATCCCGGTCCGGGTGACGTCCGCTCCACGGACCAGATCTCCGGCGCGGCCGGCCTCGGAACCGGCCGGCTGCTGCTGGCCGGGCGAGCACGCGCCGCGGGTCGCGAAGCCGAGGCCGAGCAGCACCTCGCGACGGCCCGGGCCTGCGCCCGGCTGCTCACCGACGGCCGGGCCGACGGGCCCCGGGAGACGCCGAACCCGGGTACCGCCGCACTCGAGGAGGGCTTCGCGCACGGGCGCGCCGGAGTCGCCCACTTCCTGCTCGGCCTGTCCGCCGCGTCCGCCACCGCTGCCACAACCGCGGCTCCGGCCGGCCGCGGCGGCCTCGCCCACAGCGCCGAAGACACCGAGGCGGCCGCGGCGGCGGCGCGCCGTCTGGTGGACGCGCTCGCCGAGGACGTCCCCCGGCTCGTGGTGGCCGCCGGCCGGCCCGGGGCCACCCGCCGGTACGGGTCCTGGTGCCGGGGTCTGGCCGGCATCGGCACGACGCTCGTCCAGGCGGGCCGGTACTACTGCGCGGACGAGTTCCTCACCCGGGCCGCCGACGCCGCGCGAGCCTGTCGCGAGTCGGCCCCGAGGACGGCACCCGTCGTCCAGTGCTGCGGGCTCGCGGGCGCCGGGGAGTTGCTGATCGACCTGGCGCTGGCCACCGGGGACGAGCGGCACTGGGAGGCCGCCGAGGAGATCGCCGGGCTGGTCCTGGCCCGCAGCGGCGGCCGCGCGGGCCGACCGGTGTTCCCGGCCACCGATCCCACCGTCGAGTCCGCCGCCTGGGCGGTCGGCACCAGCGGTGTGCTCTCCTTCCTGCGCCGGCTCCACCGCCGGGGCGGCCCCCGGCTCGGCATGCTGCTCCAGCCCTGA
- a CDS encoding SflA family class IV lanthipeptide, translating to MSALVLDIRDAGLLDIDDEVIAFEDEFDADLAPAACLADPFVTYVPTRFDCAVDA from the coding sequence GTGAGTGCACTGGTACTGGACATCCGCGACGCCGGCCTACTGGACATCGACGACGAGGTGATCGCGTTCGAGGACGAGTTCGACGCCGACCTCGCCCCGGCGGCCTGTCTCGCCGACCCGTTCGTCACCTACGTCCCCACCCGCTTCGACTGCGCGGTGGACGCCTGA
- a CDS encoding lytic polysaccharide monooxygenase auxiliary activity family 9 protein, which produces MRKRHLAVVAAAAVALPLTLALPAQSHGFINLPPSRAALCGAGVVTNCGDIQWEPQSVEGPKGFPSRGPADGTICAGADPRWAPLDAPRNGNWPTTNVTAGQQLTFTWNIEARHATTTFKYYLTKPGYDATQKITRANLDLTPFLTVNYNGRQPAATTTHTGTLPSGRTGHQVVVAVWEIADTNNSFYSCTDVKF; this is translated from the coding sequence ATGCGCAAACGTCATCTCGCCGTCGTGGCCGCGGCCGCGGTCGCGCTGCCGCTCACGCTGGCCCTGCCGGCGCAGTCGCACGGCTTCATCAACCTGCCGCCCAGCCGGGCGGCCCTGTGCGGCGCGGGCGTCGTCACCAACTGCGGCGACATCCAGTGGGAGCCGCAGAGCGTCGAGGGCCCGAAGGGCTTCCCCAGCCGCGGACCGGCCGACGGCACCATCTGCGCCGGCGCCGACCCGCGCTGGGCGCCGCTCGACGCCCCGCGCAACGGCAACTGGCCGACCACCAACGTGACGGCGGGCCAGCAGCTCACCTTCACCTGGAACATCGAGGCCCGGCACGCCACCACCACGTTCAAGTACTACCTCACCAAGCCCGGTTACGACGCGACCCAGAAGATCACCCGGGCCAACCTGGACCTGACCCCGTTCCTGACCGTCAACTACAACGGGCGCCAGCCCGCCGCCACGACCACCCACACCGGGACCCTTCCCAGCGGCCGCACCGGCCACCAGGTCGTCGTGGCGGTCTGGGAGATCGCCGACACCAACAACTCGTTCTACTCCTGCACCGACGTCAAGTTCTGA
- a CDS encoding histone deacetylase → MADRVGRPDSATPGLPQPGFRPVAAGRAAGIRDIVARWRLRPAGAAAAGAEPDRVWYAAYGSNMCAERLACYLRGGRPAGAARTYPGCRDGRPPERAVPVTLPGQLYFALQSTVWGGGTAFYDPDRTGMVPARAYLLTTGQFSDIAAQERHRQPGADLSPATALRTGRDRLWPGRYGTLVCPGSLDHTPVLTLTASGGLADADLRAPRAAYLRTIAAGLVQAHGWDLGRIAEYLGTRPGADAQWTPTALRRALAETAGDG, encoded by the coding sequence GTGGCGGACCGAGTAGGCCGACCCGACAGCGCCACCCCGGGCCTGCCCCAGCCCGGTTTCCGGCCGGTCGCCGCCGGGCGCGCGGCCGGGATCCGCGACATCGTGGCACGGTGGCGGCTCCGCCCGGCGGGCGCCGCAGCGGCTGGCGCCGAACCCGATCGCGTCTGGTACGCCGCCTACGGCTCGAACATGTGCGCCGAGCGGCTGGCCTGCTACCTTCGCGGCGGCCGGCCGGCGGGTGCCGCCCGGACGTACCCCGGCTGCCGCGACGGGCGGCCGCCGGAGCGGGCCGTGCCGGTGACGCTCCCCGGGCAGCTGTACTTCGCGCTGCAGTCGACGGTCTGGGGCGGTGGCACGGCCTTCTACGACCCGGACCGGACCGGTATGGTGCCCGCGCGCGCCTATCTGCTGACCACCGGGCAGTTCAGCGACATCGCCGCCCAGGAGAGGCACCGGCAGCCGGGGGCCGACCTCTCGCCGGCCACCGCCCTGCGCACCGGGCGGGACCGGCTCTGGCCGGGCCGCTACGGGACGCTGGTGTGCCCCGGCTCCCTCGACCACACCCCCGTGCTGACCCTCACCGCCTCCGGCGGCCTGGCCGACGCCGACCTGCGGGCACCCCGCGCCGCCTATCTGCGCACCATCGCCGCCGGACTGGTCCAGGCCCACGGCTGGGACCTCGGACGGATCGCCGAGTACCTCGGCACCCGCCCGGGGGCCGACGCGCAGTGGACCCCCACCGCCCTCCGCCGGGCCCTGGCGGAGACCGCCGGCGACGGCTGA
- a CDS encoding amphi-Trp domain-containing protein, translated as MSELKFEQKASLTRLEAADRLTALADALRHGASAELDLGPGTLTVRVPDELQIEIEVEVEDGQIELEVELKWRTE; from the coding sequence GTGAGTGAACTCAAGTTCGAGCAGAAGGCCTCGCTGACGCGGCTCGAAGCGGCCGACCGGCTCACCGCGCTCGCCGACGCGCTGCGGCACGGCGCCAGCGCCGAGCTGGACCTCGGCCCCGGCACACTGACCGTGCGCGTCCCCGACGAACTCCAGATCGAGATCGAGGTCGAGGTCGAGGACGGGCAGATCGAGCTTGAGGTCGAGCTCAAGTGGCGGACCGAGTAG
- a CDS encoding plasmid stabilization protein: MPRGSSPKRERQYEHIKESVLERGESEDLAEEIAARTVNKERARHGEARTASRSSTHDISSGRRGGLRSHEGAGGRTYDQLYNEAKHRNIKGRSKMNKRELEHALDR, encoded by the coding sequence ATGCCCCGAGGATCGAGCCCCAAGCGGGAGCGCCAGTACGAGCACATCAAGGAGAGCGTGCTGGAGCGCGGTGAGAGCGAGGACCTGGCGGAGGAGATCGCCGCCCGGACGGTCAACAAGGAGCGGGCCAGACACGGCGAGGCGCGGACCGCCAGCCGGAGTTCCACCCACGACATCTCCTCCGGCCGGCGGGGCGGACTGCGGTCCCACGAGGGCGCCGGGGGCCGCACCTACGACCAGCTGTACAACGAGGCCAAGCACCGCAACATCAAGGGCCGTTCGAAGATGAACAAGCGGGAGCTGGAGCACGCGCTCGACCGCTGA
- a CDS encoding immunity 49 family protein — MQEVTCHKVDEDRIARALDDIGGQSFNRWHSLRYGSLSIGGLVRLQGELLDHVGARTLSDPALTGPSGRDVLRAAAECALGVLALGSFPNGDFEVYFPLNDQTLDSGDFAFGDAVDDVSTARTWLDTFALCVTTDLLHRPERVVGPLLKDYAAAIRDGVPYSPLESVSDPGDLAAMDALCGYLADMVGTWPATRVAPEPITKPDAQARAEAARRLDAAGALTPDQRLLRVLLDDDRAAFEHALTERLRLHRDGVGPDPEPRTLLPAETVALAALAVRAHGWQLETRSGYLPEGLLADPQE, encoded by the coding sequence GTGCAGGAAGTGACGTGCCACAAGGTCGACGAGGACCGCATCGCCCGGGCCCTCGACGACATCGGTGGACAGTCGTTCAACCGCTGGCACTCGCTTCGCTACGGCTCCTTGTCCATCGGGGGCCTGGTGCGGCTGCAGGGCGAACTCCTCGACCACGTCGGCGCCCGCACCCTGAGCGACCCCGCGCTGACCGGTCCGTCCGGCCGCGACGTCCTGCGGGCGGCCGCCGAGTGCGCACTCGGGGTACTGGCGCTGGGCAGCTTCCCGAACGGCGACTTCGAGGTCTACTTCCCGCTCAACGACCAGACCCTCGACAGCGGGGACTTCGCCTTCGGCGACGCGGTGGACGACGTGTCCACGGCGCGCACCTGGCTCGACACCTTCGCGCTCTGCGTGACCACGGACCTGCTCCACCGGCCGGAGCGGGTGGTCGGCCCCCTGCTCAAGGACTACGCGGCCGCGATCCGCGACGGGGTGCCGTACTCGCCGCTGGAGTCGGTGTCGGACCCCGGCGACCTCGCCGCGATGGACGCGCTGTGCGGGTACCTCGCCGACATGGTCGGCACCTGGCCCGCGACGCGGGTCGCCCCGGAGCCGATCACCAAGCCCGACGCGCAGGCCCGCGCCGAGGCCGCCCGGCGGCTGGACGCGGCCGGCGCCCTCACCCCGGACCAGCGGCTGCTTCGCGTGCTCCTGGACGACGACCGGGCCGCCTTCGAGCACGCCCTGACCGAGCGTCTCCGCCTCCACCGGGACGGCGTAGGACCGGACCCGGAGCCGAGGACCCTGCTGCCGGCCGAGACCGTCGCCCTGGCCGCCCTCGCCGTCCGGGCGCACGGCTGGCAGCTGGAGACCCGCTCCGGCTACCTGCCGGAGGGCCTGCTGGCCGACCCGCAGGAGTAG
- a CDS encoding NUDIX hydrolase — MNPTPMPDPELARYLVAHPAPAACADALIRDHLGRVLIVDPDYKPGWDLPGGMLEDEEPEPALVRELQEELGLDAEIGRLLAVDTAPAELWGRAIISLVYAARPRAAVEAAALVLQPGEIRAAKFVPEREALTLLAPTVARRFAAAAAAERGAHTALLRDGHRPPMPPRDHFAQLPAPMAAATVLVRDTAGRVLVLDPSYKPEAELPGGMVEACESPEQAAARELREELALDLPVGRLLVVDTAPATATGHGRAVTCFLYDAAPLTAAQAGALRFADGEVRAASWLDPGEAVRQLPRHLAARLTAALRALEDGGIIHLRAGVPATPAQGAGATAGGRAPAPAARQDPQGGGVRRWPAV, encoded by the coding sequence GTGAACCCAACCCCCATGCCCGACCCCGAGCTGGCCCGCTACCTCGTCGCGCACCCCGCACCGGCCGCCTGCGCCGACGCCCTGATCCGCGACCACCTCGGCCGGGTGCTCATCGTGGACCCCGACTACAAGCCGGGCTGGGACCTGCCCGGCGGCATGCTGGAGGACGAGGAGCCCGAACCCGCCCTGGTGCGCGAGCTCCAGGAGGAGCTCGGCCTCGACGCCGAGATCGGCCGCCTGCTCGCCGTCGACACCGCCCCGGCCGAACTGTGGGGCCGGGCGATCATCTCCCTCGTCTACGCCGCCCGCCCGAGGGCGGCGGTGGAAGCGGCCGCGCTGGTGCTGCAGCCCGGCGAGATCCGCGCCGCGAAGTTCGTACCGGAGCGGGAGGCGCTGACGCTGCTCGCGCCGACGGTGGCCCGGCGGTTCGCCGCCGCGGCGGCCGCCGAACGCGGCGCGCACACGGCGCTGCTGCGCGACGGGCACCGCCCGCCGATGCCGCCGCGCGACCACTTCGCCCAGCTGCCGGCGCCGATGGCGGCGGCCACCGTACTGGTGCGCGACACCGCCGGCCGGGTGCTGGTGCTCGATCCGTCCTACAAGCCGGAGGCCGAGCTGCCGGGCGGCATGGTCGAGGCCTGCGAGTCCCCCGAGCAGGCCGCCGCCCGCGAACTGCGGGAGGAGCTGGCGCTGGACCTCCCGGTCGGGCGGCTCCTGGTGGTGGACACCGCGCCCGCGACGGCCACCGGGCACGGCCGGGCCGTCACCTGCTTCCTGTACGACGCGGCGCCGCTCACGGCCGCGCAGGCGGGCGCGCTGCGGTTCGCCGACGGGGAGGTCCGCGCCGCCTCCTGGCTCGATCCGGGGGAGGCGGTGCGGCAGCTGCCCCGGCACCTGGCCGCGCGGCTGACCGCCGCGCTGCGCGCGCTGGAGGACGGCGGCATCATCCATCTCAGGGCCGGCGTCCCCGCGACGCCCGCGCAGGGCGCCGGTGCGACGGCGGGTGGCCGCGCACCGGCGCCGGCCGCCCGGCAGGATCCGCAGGGCGGTGGCGTGCGACGGTGGCCCGCCGTATGA
- the argB gene encoding acetylglutamate kinase: MAGRARRAGVAGTSRTGGPLAALPWLERFRGKIVVIKFGGNAMVDEGLKAAFAQDVVLLRYAGVRPVVVHGGGPQISAQLGRLGIKSHFTNGLRVTTPEAMDVVRMVLAGQVQRELVGLVNRHGPFAVGMTGEDAHTMTAVRRHAVVDGERVDIGQVGDIASVDPSMVRTLLADGRVPVISPVARGVGGDVYNVNADTAAAAVAAALGAELLVMLTDVAGLYRDWPRSQEVVPSLTATQLAELLPNLASGMVPKMEGCLRAVRAGVGSARVLDGRVRHGVLAAFGGPPVGTEVVPDAPLVRRGEAPGAEGRQVAMVGSGTIRI; encoded by the coding sequence CTGGCCGGGCGCGCACGTCGCGCCGGGGTTGCTGGAACTTCGCGCACGGGTGGCCCCCTCGCGGCGCTGCCGTGGCTGGAGCGGTTCCGCGGCAAGATCGTCGTGATCAAGTTCGGCGGGAACGCGATGGTGGACGAGGGCCTCAAGGCGGCCTTCGCCCAGGACGTCGTGCTGCTCCGCTACGCGGGTGTCCGGCCGGTGGTGGTGCACGGCGGCGGTCCGCAGATCAGCGCCCAGCTGGGGCGCCTCGGGATCAAGTCGCACTTCACCAACGGCCTGCGGGTCACCACGCCGGAGGCGATGGACGTCGTCCGGATGGTGCTGGCCGGTCAGGTGCAGCGCGAGCTGGTCGGCCTGGTGAACCGCCACGGCCCCTTCGCGGTCGGCATGACCGGCGAGGACGCCCACACCATGACGGCCGTCCGGCGGCACGCCGTCGTGGACGGCGAGCGGGTGGACATCGGGCAGGTGGGTGACATCGCGTCCGTCGACCCCTCGATGGTGCGCACGCTGCTGGCGGACGGCAGGGTCCCGGTCATCTCCCCGGTCGCGCGCGGCGTGGGCGGTGACGTCTACAACGTCAACGCGGACACCGCCGCCGCCGCGGTGGCCGCCGCGCTGGGCGCGGAGCTGCTGGTGATGCTCACCGACGTGGCGGGGCTCTATCGCGACTGGCCGCGCTCGCAGGAGGTGGTCCCCTCGCTGACCGCCACCCAACTCGCCGAACTGCTGCCGAACTTGGCGAGTGGCATGGTCCCGAAGATGGAGGGCTGCCTGCGGGCCGTCCGGGCCGGCGTCGGCAGTGCGCGGGTGCTGGACGGGCGGGTCCGCCACGGGGTGCTGGCGGCCTTCGGTGGTCCGCCGGTGGGTACCGAGGTGGTGCCCGACGCGCCGCTGGTGCGCCGAGGCGAGGCGCCCGGCGCGGAAGGTCGGCAGGTCGCGATGGTCGGTTCGGGCACGATCCGAATTTGA
- a CDS encoding lysine N(6)-hydroxylase/L-ornithine N(5)-oxygenase family protein — MSSENGAIDRGEGADDLVGIGFGPANLALAIAVDEHNRRDPQQALKVGFLEKQATFGWHRGMLLEGATMQVSFLKDLVTMRDPRSRFTFLTYLQERGRLADFINQKSFYPTRLEFHDYFEWCAAEFAGRTAYGREVTAVRPVTTPDGRVEVVEVESRSVTDPADREVRLARNIAVGTGLKPRMPQGVTAGDRVIHTRDLLFRAPDLIERRAELRHRRFTVVGAGQSAAEAVEFLHRTFPEAEICAVLTRYGYSPADDSPFANRIFDPSAVDEFYAAPDEAKRTLLDYHANTNYSVVDGDLIEQLYRTVYQEKVAGRERLRILNATRLTGVGQLADGAVAEVRSLTTGETTALESDAVVLATGYEHVDPRDLLGDLGATCRTDQLGRLRVDRDHRVLTDDHIEVGIYLQGGTEHTHGITSSLLSTLAVRSGEICDSLLLRHTGRQLRAEDGRLGVTG; from the coding sequence ATGTCGAGCGAGAACGGCGCAATCGACCGAGGCGAGGGCGCCGACGACCTGGTCGGCATAGGCTTCGGTCCTGCCAACCTGGCCCTGGCCATCGCCGTCGACGAGCACAACCGCCGGGACCCTCAGCAGGCCCTCAAGGTCGGCTTCCTGGAGAAGCAGGCGACGTTCGGCTGGCACCGCGGGATGCTGCTGGAGGGGGCGACCATGCAGGTCTCCTTCCTCAAGGACCTCGTGACGATGCGGGACCCCCGCAGCCGCTTCACCTTCCTGACCTACCTCCAGGAGCGCGGCCGGCTCGCGGACTTCATCAACCAGAAGTCCTTCTACCCGACCCGCCTGGAGTTCCACGACTACTTCGAGTGGTGCGCCGCCGAGTTCGCCGGTCGGACGGCCTACGGCCGCGAGGTCACCGCGGTCCGCCCGGTGACCACCCCGGACGGCCGGGTCGAGGTCGTCGAGGTGGAGTCCCGGTCGGTCACCGACCCGGCCGACCGCGAGGTCCGGCTGGCCCGCAACATCGCGGTGGGCACCGGCCTGAAGCCGCGGATGCCCCAGGGCGTCACCGCCGGGGACCGCGTCATCCACACCCGCGACCTGCTGTTCCGCGCCCCCGACCTGATCGAGCGGCGCGCGGAGCTGCGCCACCGCCGCTTCACGGTGGTCGGCGCCGGCCAGTCGGCCGCCGAGGCCGTCGAGTTCCTGCACCGGACCTTCCCCGAGGCGGAGATCTGCGCCGTCCTCACCCGTTACGGCTACAGCCCGGCCGACGACAGCCCGTTCGCCAACCGGATCTTCGACCCGTCCGCCGTGGACGAGTTCTACGCCGCGCCGGACGAGGCCAAGCGGACCCTGCTCGACTACCACGCGAACACCAACTACTCGGTGGTCGACGGGGATCTGATCGAGCAGCTCTACCGGACGGTCTACCAGGAGAAGGTGGCCGGCCGGGAGCGGCTGCGGATCCTCAACGCCACCCGGCTCACCGGCGTCGGGCAGCTGGCCGACGGCGCCGTCGCCGAGGTCCGCTCGCTGACCACCGGCGAGACGACGGCCCTGGAGTCGGACGCGGTGGTGCTCGCCACCGGCTACGAGCACGTCGACCCCCGGGACCTCCTCGGCGACCTCGGCGCGACCTGCCGCACCGACCAGCTCGGCCGCCTCCGGGTCGACCGCGACCACCGGGTGCTGACCGACGACCACATCGAGGTGGGGATCTACCTCCAGGGCGGCACCGAGCACACCCACGGAATCACCTCGTCGCTGCTCTCCACCCTGGCGGTGCGCTCCGGCGAGATCTGCGACTCGCTGCTGCTGCGCCACACCGGCCGCCAGCTGCGGGCCGAGGACGGCCGCCTCGGCGTCACCGGCTGA
- a CDS encoding phosphopantetheine-binding protein, with product MTDTSPSGSAPVLDIESVRADIAELLGEEPAAVGDDDDLRDLGLDSMRLMHLVEKWRARGARVDFADLADLGAPTVRVWSAHLSAS from the coding sequence ATGACCGACACCAGCCCGTCCGGGTCCGCCCCCGTCCTGGACATCGAGAGCGTCCGCGCCGACATCGCCGAACTCCTCGGCGAGGAGCCGGCGGCGGTCGGTGACGACGACGACCTCCGGGACCTCGGGCTCGACTCGATGCGCCTGATGCACCTGGTGGAGAAGTGGCGCGCCCGGGGCGCCCGGGTGGACTTCGCCGACCTGGCCGACCTCGGCGCCCCGACCGTCCGGGTGTGGTCCGCCCACCTCTCGGCAAGCTGA
- a CDS encoding ABC transporter substrate-binding protein, giving the protein MNTRALPSRGLRIAAVAGVAALGLTACGSNGDSRSEAASGASGGAKAAQVIEATNGKVTVPAGVKRIVSVSYATGALLDLGVQPVGTSTIDDNNPMELLPSQTEAAKKIEAIGSGIEINVEKVASLKPDLIVVEGATAFDWGVSKLEGIAPTLYFGIDKPVDLFTAQEKIATAVGKEAEFKKLKSDYDTKAAKIKADYAGKLNTVKWTIASSYGGGEFLVDTSSSWVGRVLSDVGATFSQASGDTKEHEVTYSTEKLDVLADADIILVPRTAATGEVPQDTKDLDKQPSWKNLKAVQANKVIPVTYATSDRYGTSIDVLGQIETILKGL; this is encoded by the coding sequence ATGAACACCCGTGCCCTGCCGTCCCGTGGTCTGAGAATCGCCGCCGTCGCCGGTGTCGCCGCCCTCGGCCTCACCGCCTGCGGCTCGAACGGCGACAGCAGGAGCGAGGCGGCCTCCGGTGCGTCCGGCGGCGCCAAGGCCGCCCAGGTGATCGAGGCGACCAACGGCAAGGTCACCGTCCCGGCCGGGGTCAAGCGGATCGTCTCCGTCTCCTATGCCACCGGCGCGCTGCTCGACCTCGGCGTCCAGCCGGTCGGCACCAGCACCATCGACGACAACAACCCGATGGAGCTGCTGCCCTCGCAGACCGAGGCCGCCAAGAAGATCGAGGCCATCGGCTCGGGCATCGAGATCAACGTCGAGAAGGTCGCCTCCCTCAAGCCCGACCTGATCGTGGTCGAGGGCGCCACCGCCTTCGACTGGGGCGTCAGCAAGCTCGAAGGCATCGCGCCGACCCTCTACTTCGGCATCGACAAGCCGGTCGACCTGTTCACCGCCCAGGAGAAGATCGCCACGGCCGTGGGCAAGGAGGCCGAGTTCAAGAAGCTGAAGTCGGACTACGACACCAAGGCCGCCAAGATCAAGGCTGACTACGCCGGCAAGCTCAACACCGTCAAGTGGACCATCGCGTCCTCCTACGGCGGCGGCGAGTTCCTCGTCGACACCAGCAGCTCCTGGGTCGGCCGGGTGCTGAGCGACGTGGGCGCCACCTTCTCCCAGGCGTCCGGCGACACCAAGGAGCACGAGGTCACCTACTCGACCGAGAAGCTCGACGTGCTCGCCGACGCCGACATCATCCTGGTCCCTCGGACGGCCGCCACCGGCGAGGTCCCGCAGGACACCAAGGACCTCGACAAGCAGCCGTCCTGGAAGAACCTCAAGGCCGTCCAGGCGAACAAGGTCATCCCGGTCACCTACGCGACCAGCGACCGGTACGGCACCTCGATCGACGTGCTCGGCCAGATCGAGACCATCCTCAAGGGCCTCTAG